In Streptomyces pluripotens, the genomic window ATGCCGCAGCCGCCAGCTCCACCATGCGCCGCTCGTCCCAGTCGACCGCGCCGGGCGGTACCGTCAGCGCGCCCAGTTCGGCCAGGACGGTCGCGGCCGTCGGCAGGGTGTCCAGCCTGGCGAGCCGGTCAGCCGTCTTGCCGAGACGGGTCGCGTATTCCAGCAGGCCGGGCGCGGTCGGGGTGTCCGGGCCGTCGTCCTCTCGTACGTCGAGGGCGAGCAGGCCGGCGCCGAGGGACTCGTCGGTCGCCTTGCGGTTGGCCTGGTGCTGGAACTCGGCTTCCTGCGGAAGTAGTTGCTCGGCCTCGACCACGGCCCGTACAGCGGCCAGCGCCATCGCGCGCCGCTGCTCGCGCCCGGCGAGGTGGGTGCCGCGCCGGATGGCGAGCGCATCGGCGATCTCCACCGCCGACGCGACCCGCCCCATGCTCACCATCAGTTCGACGATCTCCTCGCGCAGGGCGTGGACGGCGGGCTCCGCCTTCCAGCGCTTGCGCTCCTCCTTGAGCATCTGCGGGATGCGGCCGTGGCTCAGGCCGAGCGCGTCGGCCACGTCCTTCTGCTTCGGCCAGACGCCGATGCCGGGCAGCGCACCGTGCTCGTCGGGCAGGCGCAGCAGCAGCCGGACCATCTCCGCCTTGTTGCGGTTGGAGCCGTTGTTGTTGACGGCGGGCACGAAGACGGTGGCGAGGGTGTCGAGGCTGACGGAGCGCAGCGTGCGCGGGGGCAGCGTGCCGGCCGAGTCGCCCGTCGCGAGCTGGCCGGCCACGGCCGACTCGGCGGCGGTGAGTTGCTCCAGCTCCTCCTTGGCCTCCGCCCGGCCCTTGGCCGTGAGCGGGGAGACCGGCGTCGCGCGCAGCCGCTCGCCCCACTCCCGCTGGCGCTGCTGGACCTCGTTGCGGGTCTTGGCGCCGAGGCCGGGGGCGTTGACGAGCTTGCGGCGGCTGTAGTCCAGGAGTTCGCCGACCGTGGTGATGCCCAGGCCGTAGAGGAAGGACTGGGCGGCGGGGGTGAGGCCGGAGACGGTCAGCGGGGTGTCCCCGGAGACGTCGGCGGCGAGACGGTCGCGCTGCTGCTCGGCGGTCTCCGGCTCGGCGTCCGCGATGCCCACGGAGGGAGCGCTCGGCGCGGACGACCCCTGCCCGGTGGGCGGGGCGGTCGGGTGGCGGGTGCGGTGGCTGGAGGGGACGGTCTGCGAGGCGTCGAGGAAGACCTTGCGCCAGGCGTCCCGCATCGGCTTGAGCTCGGGGTACCGCTTGCCCGCGTCGCGGTGCAGGGCCTTCTGGAAGAAGGCGACGAGCCCGTCCCGGACGGCCGGGTCGAAGGCCTCGGCCGCGATGGTCGGGTACGGCCACTCCTTGGCGTCGGTCATGCGGGGCAGCAGGCTGCCGTCGCCCCACCTGGGCAACTCACCGGAGGCCATCTGGTGCAGGGTGACGGCGACGGCGTACCGCTCGGCGTGCGAGTCGTACGAGCCGCGTGTGATGACGTCGACGAAGGGGTCGAGGTAGCCGTCGGTGCCCGCGTCGGTCTTGTTCGCCGGGTAGCCGGCGAGGGAGAAGTCGATGAGGACGAGTTCGCGGGTGCGGTTGGGGCGGATGCGGATGGCGATGTTGTCCGGCTTGATGTCGCGGTGCCAGACCCCCTCGCCCTCCAGGAAGTCGACGGCTCCGAACAGGTAGTCGCCGTAGGCCTCCAACTGGTCGACCTGGAGGCGGCCGTTCTCGCGGAGCTGGCGGGCGACGGTCTCCTCGCGGCGGCGGGGGCGGGGGGTGCCCTCGGTGGCCGTGCCCTGGCCGGTGTCGTCCCGTTCGTCGCCGACGTACTCCAGGACCAGGACGGTACGGCCGCCGATGTGCTGCGGCTCGGGTTCGACGAGGCGGATGATGCGGGAGTCGGGGCGCAGGCGGCCCATGGCCTCGGCCTCGCGGACCAGGATCTCGCCGCGGCTGTCGGAGAGGGCGACCTTCAGCACCGCCAGCGGGCGGGTCTTGTGGGCCTCGGCCTGCAGGTCGCGGACGAGGAAGGCGCGGCTGGTGGAGCCGGTGCCGAGGCGGCGGCGGATCTCCCAGCGGCCGGCGAGCACGTCACCGGCGACGGCCTCCAGCGGGTCCTTCTCGGAGGGAGCCGCCCCGGCATCGCCCTCGCCCTGTCCGTCGGAGGCGGCGGCCTCGGTGGCGGGGGCGGTGAGGGAGTCCTCGACGACTTCCAGCAGTTCCAGGAACTCGTCGACGCTGGAGAGGCGTTGTCCGGGGCGGTAGGCGGTGGCGGCCTGCACCAGCTCGTCCACGTCCTCCGACAGGCCGTCCACCAGGGAGCTGGGGCGCAGGCCCTCCCCCGCTTCCAGGCGGGCCAGCAGTTCGGCCTGGCTGGCGGCCGGGGCCTTTCCGGTGACCAGGAGGTAGGTGAGGACGCCGAGGCCGTAGACGTCGAGGTAGACCGGGTCGGGGTGGAGGGCGGTGAGTTCGGGGGCGAGGTAGGGGTCGGCGTCCTCACCCAGGTGCATGGAGGACAGGGCCGTCGGCGCGAACCGGGTGACGCCCTGGGAGGAGTCAGCGCTGCGCTGGGTGGCGATCTGCCAGTCGGAGATCTGGAGCCGTGGGGCGAGCCAGGCGGCCTCCTCGCCGACGGCCCGGCCCTTCCGGCCGCGCGGGCGGGGGACGACGTGCACGGAGCGGGCGGCGAGCGCCCGGTGGTGGATGCGGCTGGAGTGCGCGGAGCGCATGGTCTCGGCGAGCTGGCGGACCAGCGCCATCCGGCCGAGGATGTCCAGCTTCTCACCGTACTGGACCAGGAACTCGTCCAGCTTCAGGGTGTCCGGGTGGTAGTCGAAGATCAGCGCGGGGCCGGCGGCGTGGCCGGAGGGGAAGTACTGCTTGAGTTCGACGGCGCCCGGGTGCTTGAAGCGGCCGAGCACCGCTGCCTCGCGCCGGGCGGCGTTCTCGACGGACTGCCTCAGCGAGGCGTCCGAGCCGCGCTCGCTGAGGTAGATGCGGACCCGGGCGGCCTCGGGCAGGTCGCTGTGGCGGGCGAGGTAGTCGGCCCAGGTGGGTCCGGAGTCGAAGGACTTCCGCTCCAGCTCGTACGGGCCGACCTTGTACTGCGCCTCGCTCTTGCGGATGCCGACCTTCTTCAGGGCCGCGGCGATCTCGCGGGAGCCGATCGCGGTGATGCGGCGGCGTTCGTCACGCGGGGGCTGCTGGAGCATGTCGACCAGCTGGGCGACGGTGTACACGCCGTTCTGGTCGTGGGCGGGCAGGCGTACGCGGAGGCCGTTGTCCGTGAAGCAGACGGCCTCGGCGACCCAGACCCGCTTGCCGCCGGTCTGCGCGAGGAGCCCGGCCAGTTCCTTGGCCTTCTTGTTGACCAGGTGCAGCGGATTGCCGTGCGTGCGGCGGCGTCCGCGGGGCGTGGTCTGGACCCAGGTGCCGTTCTCCGAGGTGAGCGAGCCGTGCCAGTCCTTGAGCTCGATCATGCAGACGCCGCCGGGGGCGACGACCAGGAGGTCGACCTCGCGGACATGGCCCGTGTGCGCGGTGAAGGTGAAGTTCGACCAGGCGCGCCAGGGGTCGGAGTCCGGCAGCTTCGCGCGGATCGCTTCCAGGCCGCGGCGTTCGTGATCGAACTCGGACTCGGTGACCGTGACCCACCGGCCTTCCCGCATGCCTGTTCCCCGCTTCTCGTCTCCCGCAAGGGTCGCCGTTCCCCGCGGTCAGACCCAGATGGCAGATCCTAGTGCCTGTCTCTGACACGGGAAGAGACGTTGGAACACGGGATACCGGCTCGCTGCTCAGGCGGCGGGGATTCTTTCGCTCAGGCGTCGTCGACGAGCCACTCGATGCGGTTGCGCTGGACGCCCGCCCCCTCGGTCGCCTCGCGGTCGCGGCCCCACTCCTGTGCCAGGAGGGTCTGGCGCGCCCGGTCACGGTCTTCCGCCGCAGCGCACCCGGTGGGGGCCGGAAGGCGGAGCCGTACCGGCGCCGGACGTCGATGCCGCTGCGGGGGATACCTGGGGCTGCCTCGTGCGCCTCGCCCGGCGGCGCAGCCTCCTCGTCGCATCGATGGTGCAGCGGTCCAATACGCGCGCCTCAGGCGGCGCGCACGCCGTCGTCCTGCAGGCAGGTCCGAAGCCGGTCGAGCCCGCGGCGGGTGTGGCTCTTGACCGTGCCCAGCGGCCATCCGGTGACCGCCGCAATCTGCGTCTGGGTGAGGTCCTGGTAGAAGGCGAGCCGCAGGACGCGTCGCTGGGGAGCCGAGAGCCGGGCCAGGGCGGCGGTGACGACCAGGCGGTCCAGCGCGGTGTCGGGGTCGCGCTCCGGGGCCCGACTCGTCGCGGGTCGTTCGGCAGCCCGCGCGGTCAGTTCGGCGCGGCGGGCGCGCGCGGCGAGGGCGTCGGCCACCTTGCGCCGGGTGATGCCCGCGAGCCAGGCGGGGATCGGTCCCCGTTCGGCACGGTAGCCGGCGCGCCCGCGCCAGGCGGCTGCGAACACCTGCTGCGTCACGTCCTCGGCGTCCCGGCTGTCTCCCAGCGTCCGCCGGGCGAGCGCGTGAACGTATCCGGACCACCGCTGGTGCAGTTCCGACCAGTCCGTGCCGAGGCCGTCCGCCTCGGGGGCGGAAGACTCGGGGGCGGAAGACTCGGGGGCGGAAGACTCGACGGTCCGTGCGCAGGAGAGAGCCGTCTCGGGATGGATCGTCGCAAGCCGGTTCATCGCGTGCCTCCTGGGCGATCGGCGCCGGGTACGTCGTTCCGGCCTTGCCTCAGACTGCGCACGGGGGAAGTATGGGGACAACTCGCATCGTTCTCGCATCGATAGCTTCTCGTCACCGTCGTGTCCCGTTTCCACACCGTCGTGTCCCGCTTCCGCGGGCCAGCCGACAGCACCAGGACGCTGATCTTCGCCATGACCACGAGCACCCCGC contains:
- a CDS encoding RNA polymerase sigma factor, which gives rise to MNRLATIHPETALSCARTVESSAPESSAPESSAPEADGLGTDWSELHQRWSGYVHALARRTLGDSRDAEDVTQQVFAAAWRGRAGYRAERGPIPAWLAGITRRKVADALAARARRAELTARAAERPATSRAPERDPDTALDRLVVTAALARLSAPQRRVLRLAFYQDLTQTQIAAVTGWPLGTVKSHTRRGLDRLRTCLQDDGVRAA
- the pglW gene encoding BREX system serine/threonine kinase PglW — translated: MREGRWVTVTESEFDHERRGLEAIRAKLPDSDPWRAWSNFTFTAHTGHVREVDLLVVAPGGVCMIELKDWHGSLTSENGTWVQTTPRGRRRTHGNPLHLVNKKAKELAGLLAQTGGKRVWVAEAVCFTDNGLRVRLPAHDQNGVYTVAQLVDMLQQPPRDERRRITAIGSREIAAALKKVGIRKSEAQYKVGPYELERKSFDSGPTWADYLARHSDLPEAARVRIYLSERGSDASLRQSVENAARREAAVLGRFKHPGAVELKQYFPSGHAAGPALIFDYHPDTLKLDEFLVQYGEKLDILGRMALVRQLAETMRSAHSSRIHHRALAARSVHVVPRPRGRKGRAVGEEAAWLAPRLQISDWQIATQRSADSSQGVTRFAPTALSSMHLGEDADPYLAPELTALHPDPVYLDVYGLGVLTYLLVTGKAPAASQAELLARLEAGEGLRPSSLVDGLSEDVDELVQAATAYRPGQRLSSVDEFLELLEVVEDSLTAPATEAAASDGQGEGDAGAAPSEKDPLEAVAGDVLAGRWEIRRRLGTGSTSRAFLVRDLQAEAHKTRPLAVLKVALSDSRGEILVREAEAMGRLRPDSRIIRLVEPEPQHIGGRTVLVLEYVGDERDDTGQGTATEGTPRPRRREETVARQLRENGRLQVDQLEAYGDYLFGAVDFLEGEGVWHRDIKPDNIAIRIRPNRTRELVLIDFSLAGYPANKTDAGTDGYLDPFVDVITRGSYDSHAERYAVAVTLHQMASGELPRWGDGSLLPRMTDAKEWPYPTIAAEAFDPAVRDGLVAFFQKALHRDAGKRYPELKPMRDAWRKVFLDASQTVPSSHRTRHPTAPPTGQGSSAPSAPSVGIADAEPETAEQQRDRLAADVSGDTPLTVSGLTPAAQSFLYGLGITTVGELLDYSRRKLVNAPGLGAKTRNEVQQRQREWGERLRATPVSPLTAKGRAEAKEELEQLTAAESAVAGQLATGDSAGTLPPRTLRSVSLDTLATVFVPAVNNNGSNRNKAEMVRLLLRLPDEHGALPGIGVWPKQKDVADALGLSHGRIPQMLKEERKRWKAEPAVHALREEIVELMVSMGRVASAVEIADALAIRRGTHLAGREQRRAMALAAVRAVVEAEQLLPQEAEFQHQANRKATDESLGAGLLALDVREDDGPDTPTAPGLLEYATRLGKTADRLARLDTLPTAATVLAELGALTVPPGAVDWDERRMVELAAAASVNAAATPRLEIYPRDLSLVRALRLTQAGLVRWIPGVPEGRQPGLTGDDVHERVRARFPELVVPDGRGGTVHALPTGGPLTKALRDAGFELSLNTREDTGTLRYLPTRIEDASSYLTTGAWRQSTRTGAVTRYADDPQLAGAVRAEERLLASARRDGYRVLTVRQHLTRDAVRELGADRLGVAALSVTELFLDALHAQVTPGTKPTWETLLKADAAEPGSKGAVRFAEYARTAWGAVEPRIAELLGNDSGPAAGPVLLTEAGVFARYDAMGVLDRLASAARRGGRGLWLLVPQADPSREPRLGQVAVPYQAGLGEWIQLPDTWVGNAHRGSGEGVASVVEGDAK